The following are encoded together in the Anopheles nili chromosome 3, idAnoNiliSN_F5_01, whole genome shotgun sequence genome:
- the LOC128725865 gene encoding 39S ribosomal protein L54, mitochondrial, with translation MSSLLANLVPLFRRSVIQLSAARNYATPKAGGALGGSKKKKLGKLGPVVEKKVIPVETDTNRLVNYVCGSNILKQGEDIKIQPNSEYPDWLWTLHVGAPLTLEQMDPDTKAYWRKLRRMALQRNNKLAKLKKF, from the exons ATGAGCAGTCTATTAGCCAATTTGGTCCCACTGTTTAGGCGTAGTGTTATACAGCTTTCTGCCGCTCGAAATTATGCAACACCGAAGGCTGGAG GAGCACTCGGTGgatcaaagaaaaagaaactcgGAAAACTGGGTCCagtggtggaaaagaaagTTATTCCCGTAGAAACGGATACGAACCGTCTGGTAAACTACGTGTGCGGCAGTAACATACTGAAGCAAGGTGAAGATATCAAAATTCAGCCCAATTCCGAGTATCCCGACTGGCTTTGGACGTTGCACGTTGGTGCTCCGCTAACACTTGAGCAAATGGATCCCGATACAAAAGCGTACTGGCGGAAACTGAGGCGCATGGCGTTACAGCGAAACAACAAGTTGGCAAAGCTGAAAAAGTTTTAG
- the LOC128724937 gene encoding fibrinogen C domain-containing protein 1-like — protein sequence MLAKSLIIFLLVGICGVSAFSEQGFNNTHGDLSGFHFELLLTHLNALEERIATTLDEISHNNSELVELLKSSAKNCVTAWQTNANLKSTVVNSVVAELYNVYLNDLVKTGTTVEGSSLNEWIVFQARFDGSVDFYRSWKAYREGFGDTQNEHWLGLNKLHKMLSQQPHELLITMENFENEIKYAHYDAFVIGNEDAKFEIKTLGKYTGTAGDSLRYHVGSMFTTYDQQNDVNTSNCAKLYRGAWWFKDCYASHLNGEYTTKKQTLEKGLIWVSFTGPFSSLKSSVMMVRPRVV from the exons ATGCTTGCTAAATCGTTAATTATCTTCCTGCTAGTGGGAATTTGTGGAGTATCCGCTTTTTCCGAGCAAGGATTCAACAACACACACGGTGATCTAAGCGGGTTCCATTTTGAATTACTACTGACTCACCTGAACGCTCTGGAGGAACGAATCGCAACGACGCTGGATGAAATTTCCCACAATAACTCAGAGCTGGTGGAGCTACTTAAGTCTAGCGCCAAAAACTGTGTAACAGCTTGGCAGACAAATGCTAATTTAAAAAGTACCGTTGTGAATTCTGTCGTTGCTGAATTGTATAATGTGTACTTGAATGATTTGGTTAAAACCGGCACCACCGTTGAAGGAAGTTCTCTCAACGAGTGGATCGTATTTCAGGCACGATTCGACGGTTCTGTTGACTTCTATCGCAGCTGGAAAGCCTATCGAGAAGGTTTCGGTGACACACAGAACGAGCATTGGCTAGGACTAAACAAACTGCACAAGATGCTCTCACAACAGCCACATGAGCTGCTAATCACGATGGAGAATTTTGAGAACGAAATAAAGTACGCACATTACGACGCATTCGTGATTGGAAACGAGGACGCAAAGTTCGAGATCAAAACGCTCGGAAAATACACCGGCACGGCTGGGGACTCGCTGCGATACCATGTGGGATCGATGTTCACCACCTACGATCAGCAGAACGACGTCAACACAAGCAACTGTGCTAAGCTGTATCGTGGTGCGTGGTGGTTCAAGGATTGCTATGCCAG CCACCTTAATGGCGAATACACCACCAAGAAGCAAACCTTGGAGAAAGGCTTGATTTGGGTTTCGTTCACCGGACCGTTCAGTTCGTTGAAAAGCTCTGTGATGATGGTTCGACCTCGAGTCGTGTAA
- the LOC128724936 gene encoding uncharacterized protein LOC128724936 yields the protein MIRFIIVILLVVTFKVQATEDWTGRWFPKEPVTIASEAGGITRDSSSRLSNGTEHTNSARIIMGIENPDCDDANHGLEMDFDPYNITHSTVYMCLEPKADYKGDYNMDAIITEHIVPSAYVANHKCMNSSIEYSERIPSYGTHRPLWPKYGEYKYVPPQRWLHSSEHGAVIALYHPCANKQQVDELKQIVKRCLYRHVITPSQLPNKDRPFALVTWHATLEFSVLQSTIVESFIEKYALKGPEQTHRDGQYDHLLEEAAKVVSTEDDSVLCPKKQRD from the exons ATGATACGATTCATTATAGTGATACTTTTAGTGGTAACTTTTAAAGTACAAGCGACTGAAG ATTGGACAGGGCGATGGTTTCCTAAAGAACCAGTTACAATTGCTTCAGAGGCCGGTGGTATAACAAGAGACAGTAGCAGTAGGCTGTCGAACGGAACTGAACATACAAATTCGGCTCGTATCATTATGGGAATCGAAAATCCAGACTGTGATGATGCAAATCATGGTTTGGAGATGGACTTCGATCCGTACAACATTACTCATTCCACGGTTTACATGTGCCTAGAACCGAAGGCTGACTACAAAGGCGATTACAATATGGACGCAATTATCACGGAACATATTGTGCCATCTGCTTACGTAGCCAATCATAAATGTATGAATAGTAGCATAGAATATTCCGAACGGATTCCATCATA TGGAACACATCGTCCGCTTTGGCCGAAATATGGTGAATACAA GTATGTTCCTCCTCAACGTTGGCTGCATAGCAGTGAACACGGTGCGGTAATTGCTCTCTATCACCCATGTGCAAACAAGCAACAG GTAGACGAACTTAAGCAAATTGTAAAGCGATGTCTTTATCGACATGTTATAACACCGTCCCAACTTCCGAACAAGGACCGTCCGTTTGCACTCGTTACTTGGCATGCAACGCTCGAATTTTCTGTTCTTCAGAGCACTATAGTCGAATCATTCATTGAAAAGTATGCTCTTAAAGGACCGGAACAGACTCATCGTGACGGTCAGTATGATCATCTGCTAGAAGAAGCGGCCAAAGTGGTTTCAACAGAAGATGACAGTGTGCTATGTCCCAAAAAACAACGTGACTAA
- the LOC128724935 gene encoding LOW QUALITY PROTEIN: uncharacterized protein LOC128724935 (The sequence of the model RefSeq protein was modified relative to this genomic sequence to represent the inferred CDS: deleted 2 bases in 1 codon; substituted 1 base at 1 genomic stop codon), protein MNIFFFYYLIGVINFHYDASRESVSASKTIRVLKLVLHLVIPNAVLLLIANIGYSGIMLTVPSVHMLVFLVRIISTVLTMNVNLLLNYYYSSTDQIALMNDCLGSLRSRNFIGDRYLFFESRVVLGIFLIHYINYEINQYTYVILYDEGWIELMFYILFYFIEMVTVMSALYYGTVLNLLCRMVQLECSQLTSMIKRHSKYDLRFPGDSYWWRTIELFYGRALILNQRKRSYCSAFGLQLITIALNTFICSFSIFYVNLNIILVTPHNSWLEKYKRVTECMGFFSQLGALLLICLYATRFERKVKYSIIQLEVMHRYALMHSIIDCYFXDQTQIAPLQLFNFDMRYFFGIVTAIVTYLVVLLQFRAMEPEQN, encoded by the exons atgaatattttcttcttctattaTTTGATTGGAGTGATAAATTTTCACTACGATGCATCAAGAGAATCTGTCAGCGCTAGCAAAACGATCAGAGTGCTCAAACTTGTACTTCATTTAGTTATACCAAATGCAGTACTTCTATTGATTGCGAATATTGGATATTCGGGCATAATGCTTACCGTGCCCTCCGTGCACATGCTGGTGTTTTTGGTTCGCATCATTTCTACGGTTCTGACGATGAATGTAAATTTGCTTTTAAACTATTACTATTCTAGTACGGATCAAATAGCATTAATGAACGATTGCTTAGGATCTTTGCGCAGCAGAAACTTCATTGGTGACCGATATTTGTTCTTTGAATCTCGGGTGGTGCTTGGTATTTTTTTGATTCATTACATTAACTACGAGATAAATCAATATACGTATGTAATATTGTACGATGAGGGATGGATCGAACTCATGTTTTACATCCTATTCTATTTTATCGAAATGGTAACCGTAATGTCTGCTCTATACTATGGGACAGTTTTGAATTTGCTTTGTCGTATGGTGCAGCTCGAGTGTTCCCAATTAACAAGCATGATCAAGCGCCATTCCAAATATGATCTGAGGTTTCCCGGTGATTCGTATTGGTGGCGTACGATCGAACTTTTTTACGGTCGTGCACTGATATTGAATCAGCGCAAGCGGTCTTACTGTAGCGCCTTTGGGTTACAGCTGATCACGATTGCGTTGAATACGTtcatttgttcgttttcaattttttacgTTAACCTGAACATCATCTTAGTTACGCCACATAACAGCTGGTTGGAAAAGTACAAGCGAGTGACGGAGTGTATGGGATTTTTCTCGCAGTTGGGAGCCTTGTTATTAATATGCCTTTATGCTACCAGATTCGAGCGTAAGGTAAAATACTCTATTATACAATTAGAAGTAATGCACAG ATACGCATTGATGCATTCAATTATCGACTGCTATTTTTA AGATCAAACGCAAATTGCACCGTTACAACTTTTCAATTTTGATATGCGATATTTTTTTGGA ATTGTAACAGCTATTGTAACGTATTTGGTGGTGCTGCTACAATTCCGAGCGATGGAACcagaacaaaattaa
- the LOC128722857 gene encoding NADH dehydrogenase [ubiquinone] 1 alpha subcomplex subunit 8 — MVVTKDTFLPTEEELTVPEINLSGPALRAGAFHLGKYCEAQNNEFMLCRQELDDPRACVNEGKEVTNCAFEFFRKLKKTCAQEFTQYANCLDKSSGDMNFKHCRNTQNVYDKCVFDNMQLERPDYGYFCRAKVHATERPPPPKKEKAVYPDATPGLPADYPRPEAKYGSRFHWLN; from the exons ATGGTCGTCACGAAGGATACGTTCTTGCCAACGGAGGAAGAACTTACCGTGCCGGAGATCAATCTTTCTGGACCAGCTCTCCGTGCCGGTGCTTTCCACCTCGGCAAGTATTGCGAGGCGCAAAATAAT GAATTCATGCTATGCCGACAGGAGTTGGACGATCCGAGAGCATGTGTGAACGAAGGCAAGGAGGTTACGAATTGCGCGTTTGAATTTTTccgtaaattaaaaaagactTGTGCTCAAGAGTTCACTCAGTACGCGAACTGTCTGGACAAGAGCAGTGGCGATATGAATTTCAAGCA tTGCCGCAATACACAGAATGTTTACGATAAGTGTGTTTTCGATAACATGCAACTGGAGCGTCCCGACTATGGATATTTCTGCCGTGCTAAGGTTCATGCAACGGAGCGTCCGCCTCCgccgaagaaagaaaaagcggtTTATCCCGATGCCACTCCTGGACTCCCAGCTGATTATCCACGGCCGGAAGCCAAATACGGCTCTCGTTTCCACTGGCTGAACTAG
- the LOC128724938 gene encoding uncharacterized protein LOC128724938 — translation MVSGWWSVVLCFAALQGVVLHAFVTLTNESFYGVKNELKSDHAGQRSGRFFPFYTIGRIANVPCTSPAGQSGTCLIAGECKDNGGLASGSCSTRTNQAVCCVYTKSCGGSTTLNSTYFTNAGYPGPYNDGGTCSFTVTPTSGICQLRIDFRSLTLSQPTGDGACNTDRLTIVGASPSVVPICGENTGQHLYVNFVGSGSISLRIATNGDVSFNRLWNIELSQIACASADRAPAGCLQYYTDTDGEISSLNYGLGENPAFNTVGARGSRQLANTNYGICIRTAAGKCSITYSLPPNDRYAFTLSMDAVAVDPTLLGTTALSLTGAACTTDFIVITNPTGLTSDRFCGLGLPEVTTSARPFVVYTVTNGNETPDVANRGFRLLYAQNACAAA, via the exons ATGGTCAGTGGCTGGTGGTCTGTAGTGCTGTGTTTTGCCGCGCTTCAAGGCGTCGTCCTGCACGCGTTCGTAACGCTCACGAACGAATCGTTTTACGGCGTGAAAAATGAGCTGAAATCGGACCACGCTGGCCAACGTAGTGGAAGAT tttttccCTTCTACACGATCGGCCGTATCGCGAACGTACCGTGTACGTCCCCTGCGGGTCAAAGCGGTACCTGTCTGATCGCTGGCGAATGCAAGGACAACGGTGGCCTAGCGTCCGGTTCTTGCAGTACTCGCACGAACCAAGCCGTGTGTTGCGTGT ATACGAAATCCTGCGGGGGATCGACGACGCTCAACAGCACGTACTTCACGAACGCCGGCTATCCAGGACCGTACAACGACGGTGGAAC CTGTTCCTTCACGGTCACTCCAACCAGCGGTATCTGCCAGCTGCGAATCGATTTTCGCTCGCTTACGCTTTCCCAACCAACAGGAGATGGAGCCTGCAACACCGACCGACTTACGATCGTCGGTGCGAGTCCTTCGGTGGTGCCGATTTGTGGCGAAAACACTGGACAGCATCTGTACGTCAACTTCGTTGGTAGCGGCTCGATCTCGCTTCGTATCGCCACGAACGGGGATGTTTCGTTTAATCGTTTGTGGAACATCGAATTGTCGCAGATCGCGTGTGCTAGCGCGGATCGTGCTCCTGCTGGGTGTCTTCAGTACTACACCGATACGGATGGTGAGATCAGCAGTCTCAATTACGGGTTAGGAGAAAATCCGGCTTTCAACACGGTCGGTGCGAGAGGCAGTCGACAGTTGGCCAACACAAACTACGGTATCTGCATACGAACTGCTGCCGGAAAGTGTTCGATCACGTACTCGTTG CCTCCAAATGATCGTTACGCCTTCACATTATCCATGGATGCGGTTGCCGTCGATCCCACTCTGCTAGGTACGACAGCCTTGAGTTTGACTGGAGCGGCTTGCACGACGGATTTCATCGTCATCACGAACCCGACCGGTTTGACGAGCGATCGATTTTGCGGACTTGGGCTTCCTGAGGTGACTA CCAGTGCCCGGCCGTTTGTCGTGTACACGGTGACCAACGGAAATGAAACGCCGGATGTAGCGAATCGGGGCTTTCGATTGCTTTACGCTCAAAATGCGTGTGCAGCGGCGTGA